agcgtGACGAAAAATCtcttattagccttggtgaccttgaccccagtgacctcaaacctcatcaaaaggtagaggtccgtggaaagtacctacatgccaaatatgaaagagatcggtaaagtaacaaaagcatgacagaaaatctattattagcctcgatgaccttgaccatgactccagtgacctcaaacctcatcaaaaggcagaggtccatgcaaggtacctacatgcaaaatatgaaagagatcggtaaagtattgaaggcgctatgagaaactgtaacaaaagcatgaaggacaaatctattattagcctcagtgaccttgaccttgaccccagtgacttcaaacctcatcaaaaggtagaggtccatgcaaggtacatacatgccaaatatgaaagagattggtaaagtattgaaggtgctatgagaaactgttacaaaagtgtgatggaagtaaggaagtacggaaggaaggacaaactggcaaatATAGGTTCCATGAAAATTTTTggcaaactggcaactatatgctctccggggagcataaaaacacacTGATCAGGGCATAATATGGCATAAATATGAATGTTTCgcaaaacaagtttttactattgaATAAGACCCATGCAACTTCTGagagatgagatgccgcatgaggGTCTgatctgtttgcttaaaggaatttctgtaagaaatattctaaatatagaaataaatatactagacatccctaatttggaaataaattgatccaatttagaaggatgggagagtccactaggcttaaatgggttaaaacagcATCAAGTCAGTTTCCTGGGCAGAACCAGAACTTGGAATTTTGGGGGAAATCTTAAGGAGCAAcattctgataaaactgggctaaatacatgtgcgtaaaatttacggtccagattagcctgtgcagtccacgcaggctagtcagggacgacactttccacttttatggtatttttagtttcaaggaagtccctccttactgaaaatcaagtttaggcagaaagtgtcgtcccttattagcctgtggggactgcacaggctaatctgggacgacactttacgcacatgcattaagcccagttttctcagaacaaggctctaaAGAATAGAGCTCCTACGGTGGGGATGTTACCCTTGCCCCCTCGGTTCCTAGGTGGACAACATATCTACTATGCCACAGTGACCCTGTTTACCTACTCGAAGTTTCTGCCAGTTGTTGCAGGGTAAAGCATGGACAGTTTCAGTTTAAAATCTGGTCCAACAATGAAAACCTGAAAGACAAAAGGAATATTAAAATCCATATATTAAAAAGTCAAAAATCATTATTATATAGTAAACATAAATGACTGATGGCAAAAAAGATTTTGTGTGTTCATCGATTTTCATACATAAATACGCATTCACACTCAACCTTAAAAATGTAAGATTTCTTAAATATTGAAGACTGCAATAAAATAACAGCCTATATCTACCATAACGGCATatcaaaattgttgtttttttatttaaagagacttgttcaccaattgtgtttttttcacccTAAATATTTTAACTAACAAATCTATAATATTTTGTAAAGCCGTAACTAACTGCACAGcaagaaaaacaagagggccatttgccctaaggcgctcacctaagacccaaaggaactagacttTTTTGAAAAAGCGCGTGTTGATTCATGAATATTGGACCAAAAAAaggtgacttctacagtgttaacatgttgtttgtttaaatttgacatagtgacctagtttttgagctcacatgacccagtttcaatcacAACCAAGCTTTCATTCATTAAACCAGAAGaatgttcgaacttgaccaagaAGTCATGAGAACAattgttttgactaagtttcaatTAGATTGCACAAAATGCCCGagcccctggtgaccatgtttttcaacagagcgAAACCAATTACTGatccaagatataattataacttgtattatgtataagtttcatgaagattggacgataaatcGCCCCATTAGTGCAGAAGGCAAGTAATTTCAATGTCACGTGGATGGTACCGTTTTGCACCAAGGGGCAAAATATGACTtgtagagtgctaacaaggttttactatagccataaaaggaaaactgccccctgGCAGCGGGCCATGTCTTccaaccaaccaaaaccattttgaaactcatccaagacatcattgggacacaCTTTCTGactcagtttcatgaagattggacaatatatgtggtctctagagtgttaacaaggtacaTGTAGACGCCACACTTTGCACAAAAAGTCCTccatgagcacaatgtgctaaatTCAGCTcaaaagtttaatttaaaaaatgccttCCCTGCTATCTAAACCTCTCATGGGCTTTCCTGTTCAATATCGAAATACAACAGTATAATAGTATTCAACGTATTTTACAAATTGTCAAGGAAAATCGTTACAAACGCTCTATTATTCTACCTATTTTTTAATGATGATTATCCATTACTGaaccaatatttataacaattgtgTTAGTCATgggtgttattttgcttgtttaagcTTAATGTATACATTCTTTAGTCATgggtgttattttgcttgtttaagcTTAATGTATACATTCTTTAGTCATgggtgttattttgcttgttcaAGCTTAATGTATACATTCTTTAGTCATgggtgttattttgcttgtttaagcTTAATGTATACATTCTTTAGTCATgggtgttattttgcttgtttaagcTTAATGTATACATTCTTTAGTCATgggtgttattttgcttgtttaagcTTAATGTATACATTCTTTAGTCATgggtgttattttgcttgtttaagcTTAATGTATACATTCTTTAGTCATgggtgttattttgcttgtttaagcTTAATGTATACATTCTTTAGTCATgggtgttattttgcttgtttaagcttaatgtatacattctttatcatccgaaaatcattttactatttcgggtcaccgtgaccttgacctttgaccttgtgacctcaaaatcaatagggataatctgcaagtcatgatcaatctacctatgaagtttcatgatcctaggcgtatgcgttcttgagttatcatccgaaaaccattttactatttcgggtcaccgtgaccttgacctttgacctagtgacctcaaaatcaataggggtcatctgcgagtcatgatcaatctacccatgaagtttcatgatcctaggcgtatgcgttcttgagttaccatccggaaaccattttactatttcgggtcaccgtgaccttgacctttgacctagtgacctcaaaatcaataggggtcatctgcaagtcatgatcaatctacccatgaagtttcatgatcctaggcgtatgcgttcttgagttatcattcaacaagagtgccaaactgtcacaagatacgcccgttcggaggttttggacaccatgcttaatgcttgaaatgcactaagtgacctcgagacctagttattgacccggcatgacccatatttgaacttgacctagatatcatttagatgtaacatctgactaaatttggtgaagatcaaatgaaaactacttcaattagagagcgggcaccatgctaaatgcttgaaattcattatgtgtccgatcgtgacctcgtttttgacccggcatgacccatattcgaatttgatctacatatcatctagactcaacttctgaccaaattaggtgatgatcagatgcaaactacttcaattagagagcggacaccatgctaaatgcttgaaatgcactaagtaaccttgtgacctagtttttgacccggcatgacccatattcgaacttgacctagatatcaactagatgcaactactgaccaagtttggtgaagatcggatgaatacaatttgaattagagtccggacaaagtggcgccgttgaaaatgcactatttgaccctatgacctagtttttgacccggcatgacccatattcgaacttggcctatatatcaactagatgcaactgctgaccaagtttggtgaagatcggatgaatacaatttgaaatagagtccggacaaagtggcccctttgaaaatgcacttattgaccctatgacctagtttttgacccggcatgacccatattcgaacttggcctagatatcaactagatgcaactgctgaccaagtttggtgaagatcggatgaatacaatttgaattagagtccggacaaagtgatgccttccgcccgccgccaaggggtttcacataatacgtcccgtattttatacgggcgtataaaaaccattttactatttctggtcaccgtgacctttacctttgacctagtgacctcaaaatcaataggggtcatctgcgagtcatgatcaatgtacctatgaagtttcatgatcctaggcccaagcgttcttgagttatcgtctgacaaccacctggtggacggaccgaccgacagacagaccgaccaaccgacagaccgacatgagcaaagcaatataccccctcttcttcgaagggggcataaatatattttttacagaacTGTTAACAAGTCCCTTATAAACATATGGTAAGCTAAGCAAGTTTTGTCAGCCTTAAGACAAGACAAAGATTGGGATGAATCAACCATAGGACCACTCTTCACAGCTGTCTCTACCTGCATATTGCATTAGATTGCCATAGCCTTCCATTATCACTAACCAGGTTCATGTACTCTTTAATTCCACACTTAAAATGTGTTCTGTATTTATACTTGGTTTTGGTTTTGTTCCGTGAACTTTATTCCTGACATAAATATCACCAAAATATTAAGTAATGAGATAGCCTTCAGACTATGTAACACAGTCCAGATTTCTAAATCATTGAGTTAAGTCTGGTGTAACACAGGCTTGCTAAAGTAACCCTTTTCATGGatttattttactatataaaagtTTGACAGTGTTGTActcaaaaagtaaaaatgttgttaatttCACCTATTTTCATTTTGGATTGTGGGTTGTAGAAGttctaaaatgtttgttttccaCACTATacttttattgcaatattaaatAACTAATCCTGTAGAAACAGGCTTAACCCTtgcccactcagaagcaaattgaaaatggctatgtgtaaatAGCATAAATCCCGAACAGCCTGCGAATTACTCGCAGTCAGTTAAGGtgatatgctgtttgctgctcatcagtatccaagggtTGACAATGAAGCCTTTGACACCTGAATTAAGTAGtgaaagtatttaattaaatgttactttctaaggaACAACAACTGCGCGAAAGGgcgtttctgagtggtaaagggttaggaGATGTTTAGAAACAAGGGCCAACTGCCAGTACAAAACAAGTgtattgcagactgcacaggctaatcagggacaaatctTTCTGCTTTTTTTCAATTGTTCGTTAaattaaaggaaatctcttctcaacaaaaatttagtttaggcagaaagttgcactggctaatctggactACACTTAACACACCTGTAACCCTTTTTGCGCTGGAAAcgaattttaaaggcttttgcaaacagtttggatcaagatcagacgccacaaaacatggtATCtgatcagaatccaaactgtttgctattctgatagtggtctttgaaaaaaaaaagtgaagaaaatgatgattttagaaattcagaagacaccaatttagcagacgacaaatatcccagcatgcaaagggttaagtccagttttccagaacgaggcttaataAACGAACAAGAGATCAATGTACCGCTCTGCAGGTGAGGGGCAGCCCTGCGGCAGTTCTCTCATCGGGGTCAAGCATGCCCAGCTGTACTGCCAGCTCCCTTTTAGGGTCTGCGATGATAGGGAAATTGAACTTGGTGGCCCCTCCAAAGTCTGCAACATCCTGCAGAATAAGAGGTGTGTAATGGTTCTGAATTATAAAGAGAAGTCGTGCATTATAATTGTTCATGTTTAACCCTAATTTAAACACATACATATTGAAATCTTCCAGTGAGCAACTTAATGGTTGGGAATAACAGAGAATTGTGAATAATAATTGTTCAATTTTAACCCTAGTTTAAACACATCAATACATAATTATTgcaatcttccgacaaaacgtcacAGTTGGATATTTCATAGAGAAGTTGTGCATAATCATTGTATTCTTAAGTctcaacacatatttaaatatttttatcctCAAGTGTGATTGTGCATTTTGTCAACATGTGAAAATATTATTGCCCAAGTTGCagttaaaaataaatcatttctgCCTCTAAATAAAACTTTCAGTAAATGGTCAGGAGGTTTTGATAACATTGAGAATAAGATGaacaacatttatattttgttcttaGTAAAAGGGGCTCAAGCTATGTTTGTCTTGTAGTTTGAACCTGTACAGCAAATATGCAGAGTTTGCATCTCGATTTGTACAAAGACACTTTGTTGAAAtgcaaacaataatttgtttgataatttaagcGAAACTTAAAAGTGCAAATGACAATAAAGAAAACCATGCTGCAAACAACAGCTAACTTTAGTCGGATAGTATAGGATAGTAGGCTTTAGTTTCCTAACAGCAATGAAAAATACCCAACACAACAATTTAATTGACATTTATTTGTAACGCTTGAGTCAGTTTGCTGTGCATTTACCACTGAAATTCAATACTGTATATTTTGGGCAGGACAGGTTAAATCACCAGCCTAAAAAATACTACAATCTGCTGGCTTTTTATCAGACATTCCTTTCTTATATGTGTCACGTTTGCAATTATATCAAGGGCTAGTTTTAAAAACAGGTGAAGTAAAAAATAACAATCGTTTGACCATGAATGTAACTTTGACATTGGACCTAGGTGATGTGACTTGCTCGCTACATTCCATGTAATCATGCTTACCATATCTGcgtaaagccccataaacacttaaaatcaacaaatattttgtaaactattttgtaaaataaagtaaacccataACAAATAggtattccttatagcaatattcaaaattacattagatgtggtctggtaacatagatttacaAAGATaccaaatgtttgtgtttatttttatgggacaatatatacaattttaattttcagtgaCACTATCTGAAGATATcatatatttgttgattttaagtgttGATGGGGCTTAGTGACAAAAAgactttctatatttagaaatagtGAACTTGTTAAACACACACTTTTTTACCTTAAGTTGTGAATAAAAAGTAGGTGcacattatacaataatattttgtttgctatatgcatacaatgttcaagtgtttttttatacttaaaatatgtttttgagaTTTCATCGCCTAAAAAATTCAAGTTCAAGGTTTATTTAAGTGCactgaatacaaaataaagtacAGTAAAGCAAAATACCAACAAAACAGGCGCTGAAAGGTGATTCCAACTACATTTAAAGGGTCTGTTTACATGTAAAGGCCACATCCCCAAGCAAAATGTTAACCATAGGCTTGTTGAATTTCACCAGCCAATAATTGTCCATCAATGCCCGAGTTGATGGGTttatatttggtaaaaaaattaaaGCAATTAGCTGTATACTCCAATATATTTACTGTAAACTCTTTGACAAAACAATTTGAAGGTGTTCTTATAAATTTCTGTCTAAACTTTATTCTGATTGACCTGGCATTATATCAGACAACACACAGCACCAACTACAAAACAACTACAAAACAAGGGGTTTCTTTTACCATTTTGGGTATGGGTTCTGGCCCTATGGATtgagaaaattgtatttttggggaaaaaggttttgcagttttttttgcattcaaattatttaaaattaaggaCACAACTTTCTCCATTTGACATTATTATATCTACTTAGGTTCAACTTATCAAGCTGTAAGGAAAATTAACtaaatgttataataattttcttaaaacttttttttcaattgggaatttgaGGCAGTCATTTGGCAAGAATAAACCTCGGGAATGGGGCAAAATTGCGGCTCCAAATTTGACcacaaaacatttaacaaaatatgtgtttgtcataaacacaatgccccctactgcgttgctttgaagccatatatttgacctatgaccttgaaggataaccatgacctttcaccactaaaaatgtgcagctccatgagatacatgtgcattccaaatatcaagttgctatcttcaatattgcaaaagttatgggcaatgttaaagttttcggacggacggacagactgacggacacttcaactgctatatgccaatctaccgggggcataaaaacactgaATACTCGCCTTAGACCATCCCTGGTGGCTGGTCACATCATCACATGACAGGGCTATCAGCTTCACCTTGCGTTTGGCGAAGTCATCCACCATGTTGTTGGCCATTCCGAGTTCCGTCGTGCAGACGGGCGTGTAGTCTGCAGGGTGGGAGAACAGGATGGCCCATCTGGAAAGGATATATATAAGCTTATATTTCACAACAAGAACTAAGGGGAGTCTATTTAAGCACCATCAAAAGAGGGGAGTCCATTTAAAGCATCTTGAGTTGAGGCCGGTATATAATTAGCATTTTGAAATGAGGACAGTCTATTGTAACCATCTTGAAATGAGGAcagtttattattaatatcttGAAGAGAGAGCAGTTTTTTAAGCCAATGGAAATAAGGAAAATTAATGTTTGGCATTTTTGAATGACAGCTGAGTACTGGTgctgttttgaataaatgaaatcttgtctttttttgagttttttttaaaatcttgagtgtttttttttttagaggtcagtgaccttgacctttgacctagtgaccccaaaatgggtgtggtatgtagaacttatcaaggtgcatctacttagatgcattttgtttttagagCCCATGTTCAAAgggttaacaaaatgtaaatgttttagcaTCAGGCCAGAagatgagctggctatgaaaatatcCGAGGTAAAAATCACTTTTGAGACCCTTAataatgacctttacctttgaggaAGGGGATGTACATTAGTGCCACGTTATTcttaaatacattaatatatgaCAGAGTTGTTCAGGTAAATTGATACAcctaacaaaatataatatttgttaaagtCTACAATATAAGGTACAGCGGTGATAAAGATCCCTCAACTTATCAAATAGGGCAGcataaattgaaagaaaatgcaaATAGGCCATTATTACTATCAAACTAACAGTAGGACAAAAAATTAAGACAACTTTAGTGCAGTCACAAACAACAAGCATTTGGTGACCATGTAGTAGCATAAAAACATGGCAGGCATATCAGGTACATGTATCAGACAAGACCACAGATGATGGTATTTAATATCATGTAAAGCATTAAAGTTCAAGGTTTTCTTATCTCACGAGTTACTGGGACATGATAACCAGACCACTTTGTGGATAAAGTCTCTTCAAAATAAAAGGACTTCAAATATGATAAGATGGTTAAGTATTCCACGTCATGGAAACAAAACAAGGTTTAATCAACTATCAACAAGACATGACAGACCATTTTCTCATAAAAAAAAGTCAACCACAAAAAtacataactagaaatggcgcggcagaggccgacgcgtatccccacgccgaatgtttgacctaggtgtgccccagggttggtaatggggccatgcatagctgagattgaccgtattgtcataagagaagttcatcatcaattagaagtgaattggtgtagaaatgaagaagttatagtaaaaggcaattttgggtgggtgtgacatatgtgggcagggcgccccagggttggtaatggggccatgcatagttgagattgaccgtattgtcataagagaggttcagtatcaatttgaagtgaatcggtgtagaaatgaagaaattatagtaaaaggcaattttgggtgggtgtggtctatgtgggcggggcgccccagggttggtaatggggccatgcatagttgagattgactgtattgtcataagagaagttcaatatcaatttgaagtgaatcggtgtagaaatgaagaaattatagtaaaggcaattttgggtgggtgtggtctatgtgggcggggccccagggttggttatgggaacatgcatagttgagattgaccctaatgtcataagagaagttcagtatcaatttgaagtgaatccgtgtagaaatgaaaaaattatagtaaatggaattttttggtgggtgtggcctatgtgggcgggcgccccagggttgggattggggccatgcatagttgagattgaccctaatgtcataacaaaagttcagtatcaatttgaagtgaatccgtgtagaaatgaaaaaattatagtaaatggaaatttttggtgggtgtggcctatgtgggcggggcgccccagggttgggaatggggccatgcatggttgagattgaccgtattgtcataggtgaggtccagtatcaatttgaagtgaatcggtgtagaaataaagaagtaaatgtaaaataacctaaaaaaatgagtgataatttctgacgcggccccaccccaacccctataacttttgacccaggggtcagatcaaaattccaaatagtgcagggtcgcacatatgctcatagctaccatgtgtgtaaatttcaaggttctagtgcttttagtgtaggaggagatagtggccaggacggacggacagacggacggacagacggacggacggacggcggagatcaccacaatatccccacctttttttcaaaaagcgtggggataaaaattaaTGATTACGcagattattgttaaattaatgtttgacTCTTAATGGAACAGCATGGTAGAAAGATACACATACTCAATGTGGCCaaccaaaacaaacaatttaaaagtgCAATTCTTGAATCAGGCATACAGATGTAAGCTtcaaggcccagtctcactattatgccggtggagccccggtgcgtgatctgGGATCTAACTgaatggaccggggctctaccaggATGAACCAGGGATGACCAGGATCAACCTCCAGGATGAACATcaggaaggaccggcaacgaccagCGTGGCACCAGGACAACCGCGACGGCACCAGAAACAACCACAACAGCACAGTAGCTCCACCAGGGCCatagaccccggcagagctgctgCAACGCCCGGTTTGTCAAcggtggtgcccaggtggagTCCTGGTGAATGCAGTCCAGGTATAGCTACAGTACATCAGTAAACTGGTGCTCTGCTGGGACGCCACCAGCATTCAACGAggctccgcctgggcattacTGGGGACGACAGCAATTAAACCAGGGCACTGCCGTAGCTCTGCTGGGATCTGATTCCGGTATAGCCCTGGTGAGTGCTGGCGGAGTTACAGTAGAcgggggctctgccgggacgctgctcGCTTTCACCGGGCTGCACCTGGGCATTACCAGCAACAACCGGGCTCAGCCGAGCTTCACAGCGTTTAAATTTTTCGACAAATCATTCCAGTTCTCACCGGTCCACCgtcgttagcaaaccgggatggactaCTATCtagggctctaccggcaatagttaGACTTGAGTT
This is a stretch of genomic DNA from Dreissena polymorpha isolate Duluth1 chromosome 7, UMN_Dpol_1.0, whole genome shotgun sequence. It encodes these proteins:
- the LOC127838483 gene encoding peroxiredoxin-6-like → MGINLGDVFPNFNADVFDPQEGAKSIKFHDWVGQDGWAILFSHPADYTPVCTTELGMANNMVDDFAKRKVKLIALSCDDVTSHQGWSKDVADFGGATKFNFPIIADPKRELAVQLGMLDPDERTAAGLPLTCRAVFIVGPDFKLKLSMLYPATTGRNFDELLRVVDSLQLTMYKKVATPANWTSGEKCMVLPTVKPEEVSSLFPKGVEVRTMPSGKGYMRFTPDPSK